Genomic window (Candidatus Rokuibacteriota bacterium):
CAGAGTCAGAGCCGTGGAACGGGCGAACGACGGCCGACAGGGGGCGCCGGCACCGCGGAGCCGCGGGGGGACCGACTTACTGTTGGGTCTTGCCGGTGAGCTCGATGACCTTGCCGGCGCGGAGGACCTTCATCTTGAAGGGCGTGCCCGGCGGCTCGGCGGCCAGCCTGTTGCGGATCTTCTCGATGTTGTCGTCCGACCCGACGGCGATGCCGTCGACGGACAGGATGATGTCGCCGCCCACGGCGATCTGCTGGCCCGCGATCGTGGCGATCTTGTCGCCTCCCAGGAGACCCATATCCCACCCCGACGATCCCTGGGCCACGGTCTTGACGAGGAAGCCGGAGGGCTCGGGGACGTTGAAGATGGCGGCCAGGTCGCCCGTCAGCATGGTGCCGTCGATGCCGGTCCAGAAGGACTTGCGCTCGAGCAGGAGCTTCTTGGCCGTGTTGATCGTGACGACGAAGCCCAACCCTTCGCTGCCGCCGGACTTGGAGATGTTGTGGCTGACGATGCCGATGACCTCAGCCGCCATGTTGAACATGGGCCCGCCCGAGTTGCCCGTGTTGATCGTGGCCGTGGTCTGGAAGAACTCAGCCAGCGGCATGCTCTTGTAGACGGTGTTGGGCGGCCAGCGCGCGCTGACCCAGCCCGCGCTCATCGAGTGCGCGAGCCCATACGGCGCGCCGATGACAATGACCTGGTCGCCGACCCTGACCGTGCTCGAATCCGCCATCCTGGCCGCGCGCATGCTCGGGGGCATCCGCTCCAGCTGGAGGAGCGAGAGATCGGCGGCGGGCTCGGAGGCGATGATCTTCGCGGACACGCGCTCGCCGCCGAGCGCTTCCACGGTGATCTCGTCCATGGCGTTGACCACATGCGCCGCCGTCATCACCTTGCCGTCGGCGGAGACCAGCACGCCCGAGCCCGTCTCGCTGAACCGGGTGACGCCGACATTGCTGACGTCGCGCCCCCTGGCCCGGATCACGACGACGGACGGGTTGGCCCTGCGGAAGACCTCGTTCAGGTTCTGGGCCTGGGCCGGCGCGGAGAGCACCGGCAGCGCGATGACCATGATCAGGGCGGGCGCGAGCAGGGCGGGCGCGAGCAGGGCGCCCAAGAGCTTCTTCATCACGTGGACCGATAGTTCGTGAACTGGAGCGCGACGCCCAGGTCCTTCGACTTCACCAGCGCGATGACCGCCTGGAGGTCGTCGCGGTTCTTGCCGGAGACCCGCACCTGCTTCTCCTGGATCGAGGCCTGGACGCGGATCTTGGAGTCCTTGATGAGGCGCACGATCTCCTTGGCCTTCTCCATGGGGATGCCGTCCTGGAGCGTGATGCGCTGGCGCACGGTTCCGCCGGCCGCGGGCTCCGGGTCCTTGATCGTGAGCGCCTTGAGGTCGACGCCGCGGCGGTGGAGCTTGGACTGGAGGATGTCGAGCACGGCCTTGAGCTTCATGTCGTCGGCGGAGGTCAGGACGAGGTCCATCTTCTCCTCGAGGATCTCGTTCTTCGAGCCCTTGAGGTCGTAGCGGGTCTCGGCCTCCCGCTTGGCCTGGTTGACGGCGTTGGCGACCTCCTGCATGTCCACCTTGCACGCGATGTCGAAGCTGTTTTCAGCGGCCATAGCTTCTCCCGGCGCCTCCTATCGGATCTCGAGCGGGACCACCGCTGTCCCCTTGGGCGGCGTGAACGCGAAGAGGGTATCACTGAGGCCGGGGTTGACGAGAACCCGGTTGAACGACATCGTCACCGTGTTCTGGAGCTGGTCGTAGAGCACGGCCTGGCGGACTATGTAATTCTCCTTCGGGTCGAGCG
Coding sequences:
- a CDS encoding trypsin-like peptidase domain-containing protein, whose protein sequence is MKKLLGALLAPALLAPALIMVIALPVLSAPAQAQNLNEVFRRANPSVVVIRARGRDVSNVGVTRFSETGSGVLVSADGKVMTAAHVVNAMDEITVEALGGERVSAKIIASEPAADLSLLQLERMPPSMRAARMADSSTVRVGDQVIVIGAPYGLAHSMSAGWVSARWPPNTVYKSMPLAEFFQTTATINTGNSGGPMFNMAAEVIGIVSHNISKSGGSEGLGFVVTINTAKKLLLERKSFWTGIDGTMLTGDLAAIFNVPEPSGFLVKTVAQGSSGWDMGLLGGDKIATIAGQQIAVGGDIILSVDGIAVGSDDNIEKIRNRLAAEPPGTPFKMKVLRAGKVIELTGKTQQ
- a CDS encoding YajQ family cyclic di-GMP-binding protein, producing MAAENSFDIACKVDMQEVANAVNQAKREAETRYDLKGSKNEILEEKMDLVLTSADDMKLKAVLDILQSKLHRRGVDLKALTIKDPEPAAGGTVRQRITLQDGIPMEKAKEIVRLIKDSKIRVQASIQEKQVRVSGKNRDDLQAVIALVKSKDLGVALQFTNYRST